The following proteins are encoded in a genomic region of Gemmatimonadota bacterium:
- a CDS encoding fumarylacetoacetate hydrolase family protein, giving the protein MEKPGKIVCVGRNYREHAKEMGNDVPTEPLLFLKPPSTVIPAGAAIELPPDAGRIDFEGELGIVIGTVLRKATPAECEAGVRGIVAANDVSARDWQKNDGQWARAKGSDTFLPLGSESHAPFDLANLTVVSRLNGVERQRANSSEMVFSVPTLLSYISRYITLEPGDLVLTGTPAGVAQLSPGDVVEIEIVGHSKVSSPVVAGHG; this is encoded by the coding sequence ATGGAAAAGCCAGGGAAAATTGTCTGCGTGGGGCGGAACTATCGCGAACACGCCAAGGAAATGGGCAATGACGTGCCGACCGAGCCGCTACTCTTTCTGAAACCGCCATCGACGGTCATTCCGGCCGGTGCCGCGATTGAGTTGCCGCCCGATGCGGGGCGTATCGATTTTGAAGGCGAGCTCGGTATCGTCATTGGCACGGTGCTCCGCAAAGCGACTCCCGCCGAGTGTGAGGCGGGCGTGCGGGGCATTGTGGCGGCCAATGACGTGTCGGCTCGCGACTGGCAGAAGAACGACGGGCAGTGGGCGCGCGCCAAGGGTTCCGACACCTTCTTGCCGCTCGGCAGTGAGTCACACGCACCGTTCGACTTGGCCAACTTGACCGTGGTCTCGCGCCTCAACGGCGTCGAGCGCCAGCGGGCGAACTCTTCCGAGATGGTGTTCTCGGTGCCGACGCTTCTCTCGTACATCTCCCGCTATATCACGCTCGAGCCCGGCGATCTCGTCCTAACCGGCACGCCTGCTGGCGTGGCGCAGCTCTCGCCTGGGGACGTGGTGGAAATCGAGATCGTCGG